A genomic window from Sparus aurata chromosome 14, fSpaAur1.1, whole genome shotgun sequence includes:
- the chst11 gene encoding carbohydrate sulfotransferase 11 isoform X2 yields the protein MKQTLSELMRMSRICRMVFATCLGSFILVIFYFQIMRRNPFVVDGCCRKGSRNALQELYNPTQPELSGAAVLHQARRDQVVDSCRVYSASSRKRRVLTPGDLKHLVVDEDHELIYCYVPKVACTNWKRVMMVLTGRGKYSDPMEIPSNEAHIPSNLKTLNQYSIAEINHRLKNYLKFLFVREPFERLVSAYRNKFTLKYNSSFHKRFGTRIIRRYRKNATQDALLNGADVKFKEFAEYLVDPATQRDGPLNEHWQTVYQLCHPCHIHYDLVGKYDTLEDDANYVLRLVGVGDSLRFPSYAKSTRTTDAMTAQFFSNISTQQQVQLYQLYKMDFLMFNYSTPSYLRLD from the exons tCATGCGGAGGAATCCCTTCGTGGTGGACGGCTGCTGTAGGAAAGGGTCCCGCAACGCCCTGCAGGAGCTCTACAACCCCACACAG CCGGAGTTGTCTGGAGCAGCGGTTCTCCATCAGGCCAGGAGGGATCAAGTTGTGGATTCCTGCCGAGTCTACAGTGCATCCAGTCGCAAGCGCAGAGTGCTGACACCCGGAGACCTCAAACACCTTGTGGTGGACGAGGACCATGAGCTCATCTACTGCTATGTCCCAAAGGTGGCCTGTACCAACTGGAAACGCGTCATGATGGTTCTCACAGGCAGGGGCAAATACAG TGACCCAATGGAAATACCTTCCAATGAAGCCCACATTCCCTCCAACCTGAAGACGTTGAACCAGTACAGTATTGCTGAGATCAACCACCGCCTCAAGAACTACCTCAAGTTCCTCTTTGTTCGCGAGCCCTTTGAGAGGCTGGTCTCAGCATACCGCAACAAGTTCACCCTCAAGTACAACTCATCCTTCCACAAGCGCTTTGGCACCCGCATCATCCGGCGCTACCGCAAGAACGCCACACAGGACGCCCTGCTCAACGGAGCTGATGTCAAATTCAAAGAATTTGCTGAGTACTTGGTGGACCCGGCCACGCAGCGTGATGGTCCACTCAATGAGCACTGGCAAACTGTCTACCAGCTTTGTCACCCATGTCACATCCACTACGATCTGGTGGGCAAGTATGACACGCTGGAAGATGACGCAAACTACGTGCTGCGGCTGGTGGGTGTTGGCGACTCCTTGCGCTTCCCAAGCTACGCCAAGTCCACTCGTACCACAGATGCCATGACAGCCCAGTTCTTCAGCAATATCAGCACTCAACAGCAGGTCCAACTCTACCAGCTTTACAAGATGGACTTCCTCATGTTCAACTACTCCACACCCAGCTACCTGAGGCTGGACTAA